In the genome of Penaeus vannamei isolate JL-2024 chromosome 26, ASM4276789v1, whole genome shotgun sequence, one region contains:
- the LOC113821497 gene encoding uncharacterized protein: protein MTSNLNNNVPGLDMKDHNYLKFYIGVMRVGHRVCVDAFTWGYQGGSEPIKEVLFALPGYNNTRFRKDFDGSQRRKIENGDPVGDFDITLIYKLMQMVCGLKEAGDSDWVSPESDSLEYCLYAIKTKRNAVAHEKLKLSPEDTVLKLEELKLLFTKTLRRAGQRFGVDESEILAKTAAMERDIIGIRDSPVPPATVAEYEKERRAYERECILKECSEEFARLAECVALVDIAGRKVNVSKIFTYPKLKRDETHIVQRQLTVAESYVEIPDILTARDCDESRPQVVLFSALSGMGKSTLLKFIVDRNLSDKNAICNLDRFDAVLYLECLNVGFSSLSELFGLLLPRTFSKYQPQEFQQHMFSLRILLLLDDIEALDAKSFGVLEEFFRLMSPEARIVATASREKAKEIQKRIVTQHKRVLFLEVEGIPDDQTVQHVWKIMQHGIRNASIDEECGNKLYNLITAKRPCLQDHLRSPEVLNALAICWAFYPERINNSTTVTEIFILIQELISQKVLQNITRSLLPGMITKAIVRSKLSNFLETLSRVAAKSLVKGYNVIEQKDLLTLIKKCRKLELEEESLISAFLNYTHEQGSNVLNCPRNVVFAQRSTMQYYAANFLCRRCVRRQTALRDLLRLQAKEIGDAIGPNLQAMVKYLLGLLAVHMPERLKERAAEIVSLLKDAGVDKTSQWLQYIDEAKEEPTITREILNQMGDEWKVEDFAISSTLVNILKIKAPRRLMVTVCESAANFPHLREVLEICSETPDLTLSLHLYQHFWSEKSETSDEYLDIVVGKSCYLEHFAGRLSAEALLRLPASLQRLALHVTPDMIPPLNRTLERMSDLGLLYLNLDASPETPPSEIQPLRIPSEDTQLVVDMWRVKESSSEWSCQVARALSASYKRLVLRSSELDLQGCQKWLEGLQQRGLKASEIVVGSTHAMADDGIEQLQQMADGVECLKFVWLKV from the coding sequence ATGACCTCGAACCTGAACAACAACGTGCCCGGCCTGGACATGAAGGACCACAACTACCTGAAGTTCTACATCGGGGTGATGCGCGTGGGCCACAGGGTGTGTGTGGACGCCTTCACGTGGGGCTACCAGGGCGGCTCGGAACCCATCAAGGAGGTTCTGTTCGCGCTCCCGGGCTACAACAACACGAGGTTCCGGAAGGACTTCGACGGGTCACAGCGGAGGAAGATAGAAAATGGCGACCCGGTGGGAGATTTCGACATCACGCTGATCTACAAGCTCATGCAGATGGTCTGTGGTCTTAAAGAAGCGGGCGATTCGGACTGGGTCAGCCCCGAGTCCGATTCCTTGGAGTACTGTCTCTACGCCATCAAAACCAAGCGAAATGCGGTGGCTCACGAGAAGCTGAAGCTCAGCCCGGAGGACACGGTGCTGAAGCTGGAGGAACTGAAGCTCTTGTTCACGAAGACACTGCGGAGGGCTGGCCAGAGGTTCGGCGTGGACGAGTCCGAGATTCTTGCCAAGACAGCGGCGATGGAGAGGGACATAATCGGCATTCGAGACTCGCCTGTGCCACCCGCGACAGTAGCCGAGtacgagaaggagaggagggcgtaCGAGCGCGAGTGCATCCTCAAAGAGTGTTCGGAGGAGTTCGCTCGCCTGGCGGAGTGCGTGGCCCTGGTCGACATCGCTGGGCGTAAAGTGAACGTTTCAAAGATATTCACATATCCAAAACTTAAGCGCGATGAAACTCACATAGTACAGAGGCAGTTGACAGTTGCGGAAAGTTACGTTGAAATTCCCGACATTCTTACAGCGAGGGATTGTGACGAATCGAGACCTCAGGTGGTTCTGTTCTCCGCCTTAAGTGGGATGGGCAAATCGACCTTATTGAAATTCATAGTGGACAGGAACTTGAGTGACAAGAATGCCATCTGCAACCTGGATAGATTTGATGCTGTGCTTTACCTGGAGTGTTTAAACGTGGGATTCAGTTCGCTTAGTGAGTTGTTCGGACTCTTGCTGCCTCGCACCTTTTCAAAATACCAGCCGCAAGAATTCCAACAGCACATGTTTTCTCTGCGGATTCTGCTGTTATTGGATGACATCGAGGCCCTTGACGCGAAGTCTTTCGGGGTTTTGGAGGAGTTTTTCAGGCTGATGTCACCCGAGGCCCGCATCGTCGCCACGGCCTCccgggagaaggcgaaggaaatcCAGAAGAGAATTGTCACGCAGCACAAGAGGGTGTTGTTCCTTGAGGTGGAAGGGATCCCTGACGACCAGACGGTCCAGCACGTGTGGAAGATCATGCAGCATGGCATCCGGAACGCAAGCATTGACGAGGAGTGCGGCAATAAACTCTACAATCTGATCACAGCCAAGAGGCCATGTTTGCAGGACCACCTTCGGTCTCCCGAGGTCCTCAACGCGCTGGCCATCTGCTGGGCCTTCTACCCAGAGCGCATCAATAACTCGACCACTGTGACGGAAATCTTCATCCTCATACAGGAACTGATCAGCCAGAAGGTCCTGCAGAACATAACCCGGTCGCTGCTGCCGGGGATGATCACGAAGGCCATCGTCAGGTCGAAGCTGAGTAACTTCCTCGAGACCCTGAGTCGGGTCGCGGCCAAGAGCTTGGTCAAAGGCTACAACGTCATCGAACAGAAGGACCTGTTGACGCTCATCAAGAAATGCCGGAAgttggagctggaggaggagtcTCTGATATCCGCCTTTCTGAACTACACGCACGAGCAAGGGAGCAACGTTCTGAACTGCCCGAGGAACGTCGTCTTCGCCCAGCGCTCGACCATGCAGTACTACGCAGCCAACTTCCTCTGCCGACGCTGTGTTCGGCGCCAGACAGCTCTTCGTGACCTGTTGCGTCTACAGGCCAAGGAAATCGGTGATGCCATCGGACCCAACCTGCAAGCAATGGTGAAATATTTGCTGGGTTTGCTAGCAGTGCACATGCCGGAGAGGCTGAAGGAGAGAGCGGCTGAAATTGTGTCTTTGTTGAAGGACGCCGGGGTTGACAAGACTTCGCAGTGGCTCCAGTATATCGACGAGGCCAAAGAGGAACCGACGATAACGAGGGAGATATTGAACCAGATGGGCGACGAGTGGAAGGTCGAGGACTTCGCCATCTCGTCAACCCTCGTCAACATCCTGAAGATCAAAGCGCCGCGTCGACTCATGGTCACCGTGTGCGAGTCTGCTGCAAACTTCCCTCACTTGCGGGAAGTCCTCGAGATATGCTCGGAGACTCCCGACCtgaccctctcccttcatctgtaCCAGCATTTCTGGTCCGAAAAGTCAGAAACCTCAGACGAATACCTGGACATCGTTGTAGGGAAATCCTGTTACCTGGAGCACTTCGCGGGACGTCTGAGCGCCGAGGCTCTGCTgcgcctcccagcctccctccaaCGCCTGGCGCTTCACGTGACTCCCGACATGATCCCGCCCCTTAACCGAACCCTCGAAAGGATGTCAGACTTGGGTTTGCTCTACTTGAACCTCGACGCCTCCCCTGAAACGCCACCTAGCGAAATTCAGCCTCTGAGGATCCCCAGCGAGGACACACAACTCGTAGTGGACATGTGGAGGGTGAAAGAGTCAAGTAGCGAGTGGTCTTGCCAAGTAGCACGCGCCCTCAGCGCCTCCTACAAGCGACTGGTACTTCGGAGCAGTGAATTGGACTTACAAGGATGTCAGAAATGGTTGGAAGGGCTTCAGCAGCGGGGCCTGAAGGCGTCGGAAATCGTGGTCGGCTCAACGCACGCCATGGCAGACGATGGTATTGAACAGTTACAACAAATGGCGGACGGTGTGGAGTGTTTAAAGTTCGTGTGGTTGAAAGTGTAA
- the LOC113821677 gene encoding carbohydrate sulfotransferase 4, translating to MRMISGRTLRTRWIRSLVIYCALIFLFVAVDHMLYSRQKHHRRTHAAKTHHKTHDPKRPPHHPKHLHRANVLVLSSTGRSGSSFLAETLASRGRNVYLVEPVRSLPEAQREDEHAVRDELQACFRCDLRWEFFHQGDRPSSSIRHPYTFKKDFKSVDFERIKGYCHQEPLRIVKTIRTRLAWVTELLQVDPNLKVIHLVRDPRGSLKSAAKVNWQMDPKKTCSEVMEDLQARKEMEKIYPNRYLFVKYEDLARDPFKKTVDIFRFLRGKSVQLPKRVQKYLWKHTTNWHKVQKPFGTHRPSEKIYQHWRSTISEAELNTYEAACGDVIHALGHRIFGSEKMARNLTLSLDYNV from the exons ATGAGAATGATCTCTGGAAGAACATTGAGAACACGATGGATAAGATCTCTCGTGATATATTGTGCCCTGATCTTTCTCTTCGTGGCGGTCGACCACATGCTCTACTCGAGACAGAAGCACCACAGACGAACCCACGCGGCGAAAACTCATCATAAGACACATG ACCCCAAGCGGCCTCCCCACCACCCCAAGCACCTCCACCGCGCCAACGTCCTCGTCCTGAGTTCGACGGGCCGCAGCGGGTCCAGCTTCCTCGCCGAGACCCTGGCTTCGAGGGGTCGAAACGTGTACCTGGTCGAGCCCGTTCGAAGCCTGCCGGAGGCCCAGCGGGAGGACGAGCACGCAGTCCGCGACGAACTACAGGCCTGCTTTCGCTGTGACCTCCGGTGGGAGTTCTTCCACCAGGGGGACAGGCCCTCCTCTTCGATCCGACACCCGTACACCTTCAAAAAGGACTTCAAGAGCGTCGACTTCGAGAGAATCAAGGGATACTGTCACCAGGAGCCCCTCAGGATCGTCAAGACCATCAGGACTCGCTTGGCTTGGGTGACGGAGCTCCTGCAGGTGGACCCGAACCTGAAGGTGATCCACTTGGTGAGGGATCCTCGAGGTTCTCTGAAATCGGCGGCGAAGGTCAACTGGCAGATGGACCCGAAGAAGACTTGTTCGGAGGTCATGGAG GACCTCCAAGCTcgcaaagaaatggagaaaatttaTCCGAATAGGTACCTCTTCGTCAA GTACGAGGATTTGGCGCGAGATCCTTTCAAGAAGACAGTCGACATCTTCCGTTTCTTAAGGGGCAAATCCGTCCAACTGCCGAAGAGAGTTCAAAAATACCTTTGGAAACACACCACGAACTGGCACAAAGTTCAAAAACCGTTCGGAACCCATCGCCCGTCGGAGAAGATATACCAGCACTGGCGGAGCACCATATCCGAAGCCGAACTGAACACCTACGAAGCCGCCTGCGGGGATGTCATTCACGCTTTGGGACACCGGATTTTCGGGAGCGAGAAAATGGCGCGAAATTTGACGTTATCTTTAGACTATAATGTTTAG
- the LOC113821486 gene encoding spindle assembly abnormal protein 6 homolog: MEILGGKSGGEVLANCEVCIKFIEAGCAVAAATFRRLRLLVELRGRSSGTSKELLVRLTDDSDPFFLFTCIVCEEDYHSLRQSQGLLIDFSAFPHKFVELVNTCIRESNKDSPKFVLALRCSDSGGDHAALEVVEVNIFKHLCHLSLTLTPASTQLKLSHLAECCKALKAEVKFKEREAEENAKELEHQLRSTQDILAKTSREAQELRSELNHQIALSSEKQAQLINQEKDKLLKVQSDADRRADRERRDLEAKMSHRIDQLQAKVSSLTAQNSELMEKKQRAEGSVKELRSRLSSAEGNLERCRQELGHTKKINAHLDKDYHSKSSAVRDLESRVSHLEGELRSKDTSLGHTQEMLESLQQQKRSLEEAVEEKQQKLAKRENSIQMLYAELQKSLDVIKKLQKKIKEEHMTSNVRGAALMEQDKLVTEKDSKVAELSDQVQQMATKLSQLTLDNEKLQSENREAKEKLLEHEKTLETNEKVISWLNKQLNETEIAGAVIKRAPLTEAYLTSQSHGVQGPRFPPTGLPAELAHSTPLSNTLRSLPTVSSSGRSAGGHSTMSSLRTFGHIPPIPEEISPRTSHVSPTEKDISPVDKENMQGLDPKYFEPTGVSAVQVHGLLRANYQRTTNRDTGSQPKGSVADGKQGERREGRGGRGGATRGGRGRGIGERKVTDATRKFGTSTSRASNYFPRS, translated from the exons ATGGAAATTTTGGGAGGCAAAAGCGGTGGGGAAGTCCTTGCAAACTGTGAGGTCTGCATTAAATTCATCGAGGCTGGTTGTGCTGTTGCTGCAGCCACTTTCCGCAGGCTCAGGCTCTTGGTGGAACTCCGTGGAAGGTCTTCAGGAACATCAAAA GAATTATTAGTGAGACTGACTGATGATAGTGACCCTTTCTTCCTGTTCACGTGCATTGTCTGTGAGGAGGACTATCATTCTCTGCGGCAGAGTCAAGGACTTCTGATTGACTTCAGTGCTTTCCCACACAAGTTTGTTGAGCTTGTTAACACATGCATCAGAGAAAGTAACAAAGACTCACCCAA ATTTGTACTTGCTCTCCGTTGCTCCGACAGTGGGGGAGACCATGCAGCATTGGAGGTTGTGGAAGTTAACATTTTCAAACATCTGTGTcacttgtctctcactctcactccagcCTCGACGCAGCTGAAACTCAGTCACCTAGCAGAATGTTGCAAAGCTCTTAAG GCCGAAGTTAAattcaaagagagagaagcagaagaaaatgcaAAGGAATTAGAACACCAACTAAGAAGTACTCAAGATATTTTGGCCAAGACCTCAAGGGAAGCCCAAGAACTAAGGTCTGAATTAAATCACCAAATTGCCTTATCTTCGGAGAAGCAAGCACAACTGATTAACCAGGAGAAGGACAAACTTCTGAAG GTACAGAGCGATGCTGATAGGAGAGCCGACCGTGAGAGACGTGACCTGGAGGCCAAAATGAGCCATCGGATAGACCAGCTCCAAGCCAAAGTTTCCTCTCTCACAGCACAAAATAGTGAACTcatggaaaagaaacagagagcagAAGGCAGTGTGAA GGAACTCCGTAGTCGACTTTCAAGTGCAGAGGGAAATCTGGAGCGCTGCCGGCAAGAACTGGGCCACACCAAGAAGATAAATGCTCATCTCGACAAAGATTACCATTCCAAATCATCTGCAG TGCGAGACTTAGAGTCGAGAGTCTCTCATCTTGAGGGCGAACTTCGGAGTAAAGACACCAGCCTCGGGCACACGCAGGAAATGCTAGAATCTCTACAGCAGCAGAAG CGGAGTTTAGAGGAGGCAGTTGAGGAAAAACAGCAAAAACTTGCCAAGAGGGAAAATTCGATCCAGATGCTGTATGCGGAACTGCAAAAAAGCCTGGATGTGATCAAGAAACttcaaaagaaaatcaaagaggaACACATGACG AGCAACGTTCGAGGAGCAGCCCTAATGGAGCAAGACAAGCTGGTCACAGAGAAGGACTCAAAAGTCGCAGAATTGAGCGATCAGGTGCAGCAGATGGCGACCAAGCTTTCGCAGCTCACGCTCGACAACGAGAAACTCCAGAGTGAAAATCGAGAAGCCAAGGAGAAACTGCTGGAGCATGAAAAGACGCTTGAAACCAATGAGAAAG TGATATCTTGGCTGAACAAGCAGCTCAACGAAACAGAAATAGCTGGAGCTGTCATCAAGCGGGCTCCCCTCACCGAAGCCTACCTTACGTCACAGAGCCATGGGGTGCAAGGTCCTCGCTTCCCTCCTACAGGCTTGCCCGCAGAACTTGCACACTCCACACCTCTCTCAAACACCTTGCGCTCCTTGCCCACTGTCAGTAGCAGTGGCAGGTCAGCAGGAGGTCACTCAACGATG AGTTCACTTCGCACTTTTGGCCACATTCCACCTATACCAGAGGAAATCAGTCCTCGTACTTCTCATGTTTCTCCCACAGAAAAAGATATATCACCTGTCGATAAAGAAAA tatgcAAGGTTTGGATCCAAAATACTTTGAACCAACTGGTGTCTCTGCAGTTCAAGTTCATGGTTTACTAAGAGCAAATTACCAAAGAACGACGAACAGAGATACTGGTAGTCAGCCAAAGGGCTCTGTAGCTGACGGCAA acaaggagaaagaagagaaggcagaggaggtcGCGGAGGAGCCAcgcgaggaggaagaggtcgtGGAATAGGCGAGAGAAAGGTGACCGATGCCACTAGGAAATTCGGAACATCGACTTCGCGAGCATCTAATTACTTCCCGAGATCCTGA